In Anopheles arabiensis isolate DONGOLA chromosome 2, AaraD3, whole genome shotgun sequence, the genomic window AAACATACTAAAGATAATGAACAAATTTAGCAACCCTCCCTTTGAGCGCCGTCGTCCTTTGACGCGTCGTCCTGTATGGCAGATAGGGGTAAAAGAACAAAAGCGAACATGATGAATGACGAATTTGTACAAAAATACAGTAAAAAACAGGACACAGGTAAGTTGGGAAAGATTTGTTAGCCGGAAAAACCgactaaaactaaaaaagaaaacacaaacaaatacgaCAACAAGTTGTGCCTGTTTCAAAGAAACACGTAACACGTGCAAGAAAACCAATGAAGCGAGATAAGCgaagaaacaaacataaaagaaCCAATAAAAGAGAAAAGGAGAATACTATGACGAACTACACAGTTCACGTGAACATGAAGAAACATAGAGGAAACTAGAGTTGAGATTATAACTAGAAGAATGGAAGGATACAGTGTTCTAACAGACATACAAactaaacaacacacaacaacacacaaccaacTAAACCAAACTCAATGAGCTTAGTGTAAACAAGTGAAACAAGAGATCACAAGAACCAGTTGTCTGTGTCTatgtctctgtctctgtctgtgtgtgcgtgtgtgattcTTTGTTTGTATGATTGTATTGTAAGATTGTATGATAAAACACGATCATGCGCCAAGACACAAGGACGGAAGAGGACAATGTGCGCTGTatttgcaaaccaaaaaaacaaaaccaaaatcaaTGTTCCTTTGATgtgcaaaaccaaaaatccccttttttgtgaCGTACTGTGGAGTTCGAATCATTCTCGCAGCAAATTTAGCCGCCAGCCGCCTGCTTCGATCGAAAGCATGGTGAGGTCCAAATGAAGAGTGTGttgtaaaaacaaaccccaaaaacaCTGTAACTAACgtaaaagagtaaaaaaacaaatccctcCTCCCCTTGTTAGGTGTACAGGATGTTTAAGTGATATACGTTACGAGGTTTTGTACGAGGACACCGGTACACAATCcaatacaatacaacaaaacactctAAGTGTTGCTTTTCCCTTCCTTCTGTAGGATAAATGCCATTTACAACAAATTCTATTCTCGACACTGGATTCAAACGAATTCGAGACGAACACGATATAAGGAAGAGTGTACGTGGGTGTACGTttttgtgtggatgtgtgcgtgtgcatgtgtgggtgtgtatatGTGAAGGATAAGAAtgaacagaagaagaaaaaattggTACCTTGTaatatgaaaagaaaaatggcgTCAATCCCCGGCTGCGATTACGTGAGACTACGTACAGTTTATGCCAACAACTAAGTTGATCATTTGTATTTGTTGAAAAAGATGCTATACTAAAATCGTTATAGATTTCATCGACGTTCAATCCTTCCGGGGCGTTCCCTCGGACCTTGATCAGTCTGTATGGTGGGGTCCTTTGAACGAAGAaaggaggacgacgacggtTTGTTTCTGTTGCAATGTTTGCCAAGGGAAAGAGGGGCACTTATGAGACAAGTTGTAGGAGtagaatgtatttttttttatatatgttACCAAACTGTTACCCAAATCGTTAGAGAAGAGGCAGGAATGTTGTGTTGTATTAGTTTCCGATCCCCCGTATAACACAGGCCCACGGAATCCTTTTCCCattttgctctctctcgctgtatTGGCGGTATATATGCATGTCTATAGCCGTGTGTACCCATCACCGaacgaaaaggggaaaaagaacCGGGTGGAACTAACCTTGTATAAGACGACGCTGAAGGGTGATGGCGAAGCAGCTGCACTGAAAcgagaaagaagggaaggaaggaagacacaaataaataaatatattagatgtacaacaaaaaaaaaacatgcgtATTGACGACAGTACCGAGCAACAAATCCGAAAGAATGCGAATATTTCTTGAAAATCCCATTAACCAAGAACCTGTTCATTTGTTTGATGTGGAGAAGAATTCAGCAAATAATGGCCTGGTGCGATCGTGTTTGAACTTGGGGGCTAGGGAATACGTTGAAGTGTGTGAAGTACACCAACGTCAACTTGGATCGAGTGAGACAATATGCTTGGATGTAGTATGCTTTCATGAGTCAGAGTAATCAGTTGCCGCTGCGCCTAGCTCCCTCACGATGGATATTGTCGTTCTGGTGGCGttgaaaatatgtttcatcCTCTTCCTGATCAGTGGCTACTATATAGCGCGCTATATCAAGCAGCGGCGTATGGGTAAGTGTAAAATGCGTTGCTAAGGACAAGGAGGCGTTTGATACGAAGTGTGTCTGGGTGTGTTCTATGCGTGTTCTTATTTGCAGCACCGGTAATAGTGACGCAGGAAATTCCGGGACAAGGATATTCTCCGCCCGTTGCAGTACACGTACTGGATGCACAGCAGTACAATCATTGGGGTTTTGCGCAACTATCGGCGAACCCTACAGTTCCTGCTCCAGTTGTTGCGAATGATAAAAAAGAGCCTGTTAAAAACTGACCATACCCCTCTCTCAACAGAGGGGGAAACATGGTGGTGATGCaatatgaataaaattaatcaaaaatatgGAAATATGTAAATATGTAAATTCCTTAAAGCAATTCCATAAAACATTtagtttgtttacttttttcttgGAAGCGtaccaaaacaaacgaacgacgATTCCCAAGTAGCCTGTCGACCAAGGTGTGAATATACGTAGAGacatttcgcattcaaaacgCTCAGAAAACCTGTTCCAAATTGACTGCAACCCTAGCTTTGTTCTGAGAGACTTTTGTTTCACATTTAAATCTGCTggattccgattccgacgcCCTCTttaacgtaaaaaaaaacagtctcACAACGGTGAACTAGTTGTACGAGTGCATAAACGTCAAATAGAAAATGGCCCAACTGTCAACCATCAGCTTGTAACCATACCTGAAACTAACGATGATTCATAGCGTTGCAGCTTCTCCTATTCGTAAAGATCACGCTTGATGCGCACAAAGCCGCGATCGCCTCGTAAAGTTGGTTTACGTTGAAAGTAGCTATCGGCAAAAGGAGTGTGTCGTTTTTCCGCTATTCCCTCAGCGAATACATAATTCAGATAACGATGATTGATCTTGTCATAATTACAATTTTCCTAATATTTGTGTTCTGCATTTACGGTTGCATCAAATGTTGCTGTTGCAAGAATGATCGTGCGGTGATAGTGAGTAAGTATCGCATATTGTGGTGTGAGAACCCCTTTGTTGCTTATCTGATCCGTGGTCTGATTTACATTTGTAGCACacacaacaataaacaacCCCGAAAAGCCTCGCGATCAACCGCAATCTACAACTATTGTACCGCCACCCGGTGCTTTCATTCTTCGTCATCCGACTGGCACTGTGACGTACCCGGTATACCCAACTCCGTACATGATGCAACAGCCACACGAGCAGaacatgcagcagcagcagcagttctcGGATCCAAAGTCGTCGATGCCACCACCGCAAGCGAACACTCTCCAATTTCCGGAACTTCCTCCGCAAATGTACTATCCGGTTCCGCCCAATGGTTCTGCAGCGATGATGAATCCACCCAGCTACAACCAAGTGGTGGGTGACACTAAACCAGTACAGGCTCCTTAAAAGGGTTAAACGACAATGGCCATACATACATAATCTTAATGTTAAGGAACAAACgatgaaacacaaaacagcGGAAACGCTTTAGGAAAGGAATGTTTCCTAGTGCCATCGTAGGCAAGCGTTAGTCGCATTTGTTACCGCATCTATTAGACTGTATCGCGTAAGTTTATGTACCATGTCAAGTCAGTGGTCTAATGGTGTGGCAATATGAGAAAAATGTACTGAATTCGTCTAGCAACAAGTGCCCAAGCCGATCAACTCGTTCGTCGAAAATCGAGAGTAATGGGACGCCGTTTAGGGCCGTGGAAACGCCCATCCTATACGATTTTATAGGATGCAGCTGTCAAACGCTATTTCGGTttatattgcgattatttggataATTTTCATAGTCTAATCATTCAttctaaaaaaacaatttcgtttgataaaatcgcatcggaCCATCTTGCCAACATCTTTATCCACACAAGCCACTACATTAGACCATTGACAAATTTTTTGCTCCCAGTATTTGTCCCTTTAGATGTTATTGCATCGTACTTATGGAGTAGAATACTCTTGTATTTTCTTATCGATTTTCGAATTCCTACATATATTCAACTTTACCGGACTTAACCGAGTtctaaatatatattttttttgcattaccTCATAGTCACATCGATTACATATTTCATCTTTTGGTTAACTTTAAAGACATATCCGAAAAACAAGAATTTGGCGATTCTCAGCTAAAATATAGTAAATGTTGGTGTAAGTTTGCTTGAAATGATTTGTAAAATCTCGATCGAAAGAAATCTCTGTACCCGCGTATCTCGGAGCTTGCCTGCAGTTTATGATCATGAACCTCAATAAATCTGGTCACCCggtgcaaccaaaaaaaagaacaataatTCCCAAGTGGCGGACTTGGGATCGACCGAGGTAAACAGAGACACCCTCCGTTTCGCATCCAAATGCTCGGAAAACCTATTCTAGATTGGAAAATATCACTTTGGTGTTTTTGAGGAGAGctttttgatgcatttaaaGTTGCTATTTTCGGTTTTTACAACCTCTTGctattaaaaattaagaatCAAAACACCAACCATTACGAAGCTGGTGGAACACAACTGTCAAACAGTCAAATGTCAAACTGTCAACTGTCAGGGTGTAACCGCGCTTAgcgaacagcaaaacaaaaggtgATTCATATCGGTTGCTTTCCTCCTCTTCACGGAAAGTTTGCTCGCTGTAGAAAATACCGCGATCGAATCGTAAAGTTAGTTAACCTTGAAAGTAGCTACCGCCAAAGAGCAGTGTTCGTTTGCGAAACGTTTCCGTTTGTAGCGAGAATAAAATTTAGTTAGCGATGGATATGATTGCTGTAGTTGGCAGTGCCATGATAGTGGGCTTCATTGTTTACTGGTGTATCAGGTGTTGCTGTACGAGGAGCAACAGTGGTGCGGTGTTAGCGAGTAAGTTGCGTAGAGATGTTGCTATTTCTTTTCGAGGATTGGCCGGCGTCTTAtccgctttttttgtttgatttccatTTGTAGCACCCATTACAATAACCTCCGAAGTGCATCGCGTTGCACCACCGGGAACGACACAAACCGTACCACCACCGTCCGGTGCTATCATTCAAGGTCATCCTACCGGGACGGCGGCGTATCCGGCAATGCCGACTGCGTACCCAACGTCTTCCCCGGCACCGTACCCTGCCCAGCCGTACATGCAGCACTATCCGTATCAAACGTCCGCCGCCCCAACGTCGATGCCACCACCGCAGCCGAACACTGCCGCCTCCGTCCAATTTCCGGCCCTTCCTTCGCAAATGCAGATTCCGATTCTACCATCGGCCTCGGCTCCTCCCGCTGGTGCTGCCGGACCGGCAGCGATGATGAATCCTCCCAGCTACGACCAAGTGGTAAACAACTCGTACCCAGTGCAGGCACCCTACAATCCCGACTTCAAGGGATAAACGACGATGGCCGTACGGGCCCCAGGAGAGGAGACTTAAAGTTCAGGAACAAACGGTGAACCACAGTGAACCACACGCTGGAGGcggttttggaaagaaagctTTCCTAGTGCCATCCTAGACGAGCAACTAGCGTAATTGTCGCCGTGTTAATCTATTAGACTGTACCGCGTAAGTTTATTTAGCGTTAAGCAGTTGCTTCCAGTAAGCGTGCATTAAGATGTTATTGCATCGGGTTCCGTGTTCGTGTCATGGAGTGAAATACTCGTATATTATTTATCGATTTATGAATTTGAAGATTTATTCAACGTTATAACGTATTTTCCCGGAGGGATATGAGCGAGAACAGATATATGTGAAAAGATATGGAATTTTATGGGATCTAATACAGTTAATCGAATATTATattgttttgtgcattttgCTGTGTTCACACTGTGTTTTTGCTAGAGCAAATCCGAAAAAGAACACcaagaaaaaacagaaagaaccCCACTAGTAGGATGTTTCGGCGCTACGGCAGCTGCATCACAGTAATCGGAGAAATCTTCATGATCGCAAAACGAGTGGCGAAAATTGGCTTTCGTTGCCATGAGTACCACGTGACGAGAGGTGTGGCCAATGGAAAGAAAGTCGGCAATTCATGATGTCGGTTTAGTCGCAAAAGTTTACGTGTTATTTTCGCAATTTCGCCGACGAACAGTGTGTTTCAAATAAGATTCTATCTAAAATTGTGAAGCATGACTTAACACATTCGAAGGAAATCGAGATCCAAGGTAATATAGAAGGACTCTTCTGTCTACATTTCAACATCAAGCAGGAAGATAACATACAAAGCGCGAAATTTAACATCCGGGTCAATCGATCTATAACCGGTCCCGTGTCTCGTCTCGCAGTCGTAAAGAAGGTATCGAAATCGACGAAAGGGGAATTTAAAATATGtgtatttaaaatatatgACGCATGGGTACGACTGAAATACGTAGCAGCATTGCATTGGATTAATGATCAATGCGAAGAAATGTTCGTATTCTTGTCGTTCGAAGGCTGAAGCCCATAGTCGTGATGTGGCCTGCATGGATACATCTGGAAATGCACTCTGATATTTTACCAATACCGGTGGACACGATCGTACCTGGGAACGTTCGCCGCAATGCTCATTTTTACTCATTTGTGCTAAATCAAAATGTAGAAAATTGTCTAAGTTTTGTAATACCCATTCTAGGGATACAGCCCTGTCCACTCATGAAAATGGACGGAAACGAACGAGTTTGCCGGTACGGATGAttgtttgttcgttgtttggcgttgtgtttgtttattcggctcgattggtttgtttggaaaTTATTTAGTTGACGTATTTCGTTCCTTTCCTAACGCGTACATACATATTTACTATCACATTCGTTATCAGCTTCAAAGGTTGTTTAGGTTCGCACTCATAAATGTCCCGTTTTGGGATATTTTAGGATTTTAGGACCGCCGAAGGAAGCAATGTTTTACCTGCATGTGAGGCCGTTTCCTTTGCTATTTGTTTAGGATCTTGAACATCTTGGAACTGTTAGCCATTCTCGCTGTGCTGCTGTATTGGTTAAGACTTATCAACTTGAAACAAGGCTAATACGTTATGAGCAAATTATTTCGTTTTAAAGCTGAAAATATGCGTTAAATTTAATCTCTTAAATTCCAACTGTTCCAGCGTTCGCTACAGCAAAGATTAACCAAACGCTTGCGATGGCTAGGGCAAGGACAGCCATGCACTTTTGGGCAATATTATCCATCTGTACATCTGGCAAGAATACCACCTGCATTATGTGATCAggcgcgacgacgacgacaacgcaGTAGCCAATGGGGTTTAAAGAATTCAGTTCGAATTAGAACAGCTACGTGAATGGAATTGCAATCATCAGGGCACGATTTGTAGCAATCCAGTTGGCGGAGAGTCCAACCACAACACTGCCCCGAACTAGTTAAACCTCCAATCCGAATCCGATGCGTTTCAccagggggagggaggggggggtgcgCTCTAAAAAAGGAATGCGTCCACGGCTCGATCCGACACTGCAACTGCTGCATTCCGATAACGCGATACACGGCCCGCAAACCAGTACACACGCCGTATTACGccgagtgtgttgtgtgtgcaacCTGCTGCTTATATGGCAACACAAGATGGAAGgcgagcaataaaaaatacgtTAAATAGGGGGAAGGGAGTGAAAAGTATGATCCAATCTTCACAGCAAAAGATCACCTGCCCCTGTGTGCGGTGTCCCACAGAAGGGTTTGCGGTGGAATGCGCAGTCCAGTCGTGGTTCTACTACCTGTTACTGCTGTTACTAACACAaacgagcgagcgcgcgcgcgcgccaagACATAACGACGATCCGAGAATCTTCTGCGAAtgcacaccagcagcacggtacgatttatttgtaaacatTATGGCCTACTGCGCTTGAAAAACAACCCCACCAGTAGAAGGGGTagcaggttcgtcgcttagtGTGCGAATCGTTCGGCTGTTCGGCGGGAAGCAACGGAGGAGAGCTTTCGTTGGTGGAGCTTTCGTATATGAGtggtttaaattattaaaatcttTCTTTAAAACTTTCTTATACATTTGTAATTAtacatttgtaaaaaaaattcacTAAATTTGCCTTCAACAGCTGGTGACAGGGGTGGTTTTGTAGAACAACCCCCCCTCCCTCAAAGCTTTGGCACAGCTTGTGGAGAGCGGGAAAAAGCTCGCAGGCAAGAAACTGGTTTCTTGGTATGTTTTCTGTATGTAGTCGTGCGTTCGAGCCACTATGGGATATTCGTTTGGAAAAATAGACAAGCATCTTAAGAAAGCTTTCCAAGCAAGAAAATGCACGAAAGTACTGTGGAGTTTTCCTGCGATTTATTGCAACATGGAATAAttgtgtaaaataaacaaGTGAATTTAAAGCATAAAGTACTGTAAACTTAGGAAAAGCagctaaaaataatgaaattgttttgaaaattcaaaacgtatctttctttctttttcagcTTGTTCGCCCATAGTGTTCGCACACCAACGAGTCCGCCACAAAGCGGGCTTGTCTCAGTATAAACCATCATCACTTCGTGGCGAGCTTTCTCACCGTTCAGTGTGTGTACCGTCCGCCAGGCCAGTTTGCTGTAGCCCCGCGCCGTGGGAAGCAGCCGAAATCAACGACAACGACGGGTGGTCGATCCCACCACCCCTCCAGCAGTAAGTCGCGACGAAAATCAGCAGCAGTCTCCTCACCTTCTGACACTTTCAGACCTTCAGCCTCCGTGCAGAAGGCTCACCGTCTCCGTCTCCGTCCTACGGCTACGGCTACAggtaatttgattatttttgctGCCGCGAGATGAAACGACGCACAGTCGCggaaggcaacaaaaaaaggtgtatTTTGTAGCATCACGCGGCACGATTACAATCGCGGTGCGATCTCTTGACCGAACTCTCTTGCACCACCGAACACCACAACAACATATCTTCCAGCTGTAAAGTGACTGCGAGACTGTGCAATTGAAACTGTGctagtgtctgtgtgtgcgtgtgtgtgcgtgtgtgtgtgtgaaggggtGAAGGGATCAACCTCCTTCTCCAAAGAGTGATCGAAAGCCcgggcgagcgcgcgcgcgcgctcacacacTTTGGAACTGTTGTTGGTAAAAAGGGAACCCCGGTGGGTTCGAGCGCCCGCCGCACCCTTTGGAATGCCGGCGCAAAAGGAGAGGGAAAATAGAGTTGTGACAGCACGCGTTTTCGAAATCCGATCAGTTACCGCCGAAGGTGCGTGAGCTGTATCGCTAAATCCCCCTTCCCACAAAAgggggcgtgtgtgtgtgtccgtgtgtggaCAGGTGCAATTTTTCGAGCGGAGTAATTAATTCCGAAATTAATCTAGCCCGGCCGAGCTCTAATGTAGCGAACTAATATGTGTGTGAGGTAAATAATTCCACTGCTAAAAAGTGCCGTTGGCCGCATGCCATCGCTTGCCATATACGTGCGAAATTCATCGATCGTTACATCATCGATATTTTTAAtgtgacgacgatgacgacgacgacgacgacgatgaatGTGATGATGCCGCTCGGGGTGCCCTGTGCCTGCCTGCTGTGTGTGGCCATTCCATTCCAATCACGAGGAAGATGGCTCGGCGTTCGAGATGATGGCAGGCGGTGGCGGCACATTGACTACACGATCTCTCTTGTGCACCTTTTTCAGCGCAAAAACATTCCATGGCTCAAACATGCAGAGTGTGGTGCAGTGCATCTGGCGCAGTGGCTTAAAGGTGAAGCTGCCAAGCTGGCAAGGCAGACTACtccgaagaagaaaagaaaaaagaatgatAAAAGCATGAGCATAACAGCAGCGGCaagtgattgtgtgtgtgctgtgtgttgttgAACGCAAAAAACGGCACAGAAAACGAACACCTTATCC contains:
- the LOC120894527 gene encoding uncharacterized protein LOC120894527, whose product is MIDLVIITIFLIFVFCIYGCIKCCCCKNDRAVIVTHTTINNPEKPRDQPQSTTIVPPPGAFILRHPTGTVTYPVYPTPYMMQQPHEQNMQQQQQFSDPKSSMPPPQANTLQFPELPPQMYYPVPPNGSAAMMNPPSYNQVVGDTKPVQAP
- the LOC120894526 gene encoding atherin-like; amino-acid sequence: MDMIAVVGSAMIVGFIVYWCIRCCCTRSNSGAVLATPITITSEVHRVAPPGTTQTVPPPSGAIIQGHPTGTAAYPAMPTAYPTSSPAPYPAQPYMQHYPYQTSAAPTSMPPPQPNTAASVQFPALPSQMQIPILPSASAPPAGAAGPAAMMNPPSYDQVVNNSYPVQAPYNPDFKG